A window of Corythoichthys intestinalis isolate RoL2023-P3 chromosome 14, ASM3026506v1, whole genome shotgun sequence contains these coding sequences:
- the LOC130929624 gene encoding uncharacterized protein LOC130929624: MEDVQLNLSESPEFEMSSTTEHSSLGPTKSEVKKLDSNHSFPMDKKNLHNMGLVNYTDSDESQELSINLYQSTIPKLRRTKCMQVNSTLSRYQVGNEIDGNGELLYSTSEDSGDEYIPGTSEESDESEGLQCVDSLVKKDIIKDLFHLTNTSKASSMPSVMHVDGPSPQHIPKRQSTKRKQKSPKKGKGRQPVKKKPWKKEVLAVEKHMMSFITTCRVPRKSDCDDCLKKEQVALKNRHWSAVKFYIKNKITDLKRRV, from the exons GACGTACAGTTGAATTTAAGTGAATCTCCGGAATTTGAGATGTCAAGCACCACCGAGCATTCCTCTCTAGGACCTACGAAGTCAGAAGTGAAG AAATTGGATTCAAACCATTCTTTTCCCATggacaaaaaaaacctgcacaATATGGGTTTGGTTAACTACACTGATTCTGATGAATCCCAGGAGCTATCCATAAATCTTTACCAAAGTACTATCCCAAAGCTCAGGAGAACTAAATGTATGCAGGTCAACAGCACACTTAGCCGTTATCAG gtgGGAAATGAAATTGACGGTAATGGAGAGCTTCTTTACTCCACCTCAGAGGACAGTGGAGATGAATATATTCCAGGCACAAGTGAGGAATCAGATGAGAGTGAAGGTTTGCAATGTGTCGACTCTCTCGTTAAGAAGGATATCATCAAAGATTTGTTTCACCTTACAAATACCTCAAAAGCCTCCTCGATGCCATCTGTTATGCACGTTGATGGACCATCTCCTCAGCATATACCCAAACGTCAGTCCACCAAACGGAAACAAAAGTCacccaaaaaaggaaaag GTCGACAACCGGTTAAAAAGAAGCCATGGAAGAAAGAGGTCTTGGCTGTTGAGAAGCATATGATGTCATTCATCACTACCTGCCGTGTTCCACGGAAGAGCGACTGCGATGACTGCCTTAAAAAGGAACAAGTAGCACTCAAAAACAGGCATTGGTCAGCagtaaaattttacattaaaaacaagATCACAGATCTCAAAAGGAGAGTTTAG